The nucleotide window CGTTTGCTTAATACCAACAACAATTGGTGGTTTGCTTTCTGCCATCGGTATTGCAGGCATGGACAGAGCTTTGCGAGCAAACGTAATTACCAAAAGCGGTAAAGCTGTAGAAACTGCTGGTGATATCGATGTGTTGCTTTTAGATAAAACAGGAACAATTACCATTGGTAACAGAAAGGCGACCCACTTCTATCCAGCAGAAGGAGTAGATGAAAAGCATTTTATAAAGTGTGTGGTATTAAGTTCAATGAGTGATGAAACACCCGAAGGGAAATCCATTATTGAATTGGCAGGAATAAATCCGTTGAGTTATCAAATGTCAAATCCTACATTCATAAAATTCACTGCCGAAACACGAAGCAGCGGAGTTGACTTTGAGAATACAAGAATTAGGAAAGGAGCATCTGATGCAATTAAAAGCTTGTGTGAAAAAGCTGGAAATATTTTTCCAACAGAAACAGCGGAAAAAGTTAAAATGATAGCAAGCAATGGAGGTACTCCATTGGTAGTTTCCGAAAATGAAAAAGTAATTGGAGTAATCGAATTGCAAGACATTATAAAAACGGGTATCAGCGAACGATTTGAACGTTTGCGTAAAATGGGTATCAAAACAGTAATGGTTACAGGCGACAATCCTTTAACCGCAAAATTCATTGCCGAGAAAGCAGGAGTTGATGATTTTATTGCCGAAGCAAAGCCTGAGGACAAAATGAATTACATCAAAAAAGAACAAGCAGAAGGTCGTTTGGTGGCAATGATGGGTGACGGTACAAATGATGCTCCTGCATTGGCTCAAGCAGATGTAGGCGTTGCAATGAATAGCGGAACGCAAGCAGCAAAAGAAGCGGGCAATATGGTGGACTTAGATAACGACCCAACCAAACTGATTGAAATTGTGGAAATTGGAAAACAGCTATTGATGACCAGAGGAACACTTACCACATTCAGTATTGCAAATGACGTGGCAAAATATTTCGCCATAATTCCTGCACTGTTTATTGTAGCTATTCCTGCTCTAAAAGGGTTAAATATTATGAATTTACATTCACCTGAAAGTGCTATACTTTCTGCAGTAATCTTTAACGCCATTATCATCCCTCTTCTAATTCCACTTGCATTAAAAGGTGTTGCATACAAACCTATTGGAGCAAGTGCTTTGCTAAGAAGAAACCTATTTATTTATGGTTTGGGTGGTATAATAGTTCCTTTCGCAGGCATAAAATTAATTGACATTTTAGTATCCATATTTATTTAAAAATGAAAAAATGAAAACAAATATATTACCAGCTATAAAGCTGACAATTCTTAGCATTGTTCTTCTCATCATTATTTATCCAATAGCAATTTGGGGAATTGCGAAATTTTCACCTAACAATGGCAAAGGCGAAACCATCACTCAAAATGGTAAAACCTATTATACTAACATAGGGCAAGCATTTACAGAAGATAAGTATTTCAATTCACGGCCATCAGCAGTTAGTTACAACGCAGCAGGTTCTGGTGGAAGTAATAAGGGAGCTTCCAATCAAGAGTATTTAGCCGAAGTGCAAGCAAGAATAGATACTTTTTTAGTGCATAATCCTGATCTTAAAAAATCTGAAATTCCTGTTGATTTGATAACTGCAAGTGGTAGTGGTTTAGACCCAAATATTTCGGTTCAGGCTACTAAAGTGCAGGTGAAACGCATTGCTAAAATTCGCAACATCAGCACCACAACAATAAACCAAATCATAGAACAACAAACTGAAAAACCATTGCTTGGATTATTTGGCCCGGAGAAAATAAATGTGTTGAAACTGAACATGGCTTTAGACAATCTTAAAAACTAAAACTATGAAGTTCGTAAATGTAAGATTGATTTTAGGCATAAGCCTATTCATAATCGGTGCATATAGTAAGTTAAGTGCTCAAACCGTATTGTCAGATGAAGAACGTCAATCTATCATTGCACAAATTATGAACGAGCAAAAGGATAGTTTGAACAATACTGCCAATAAGCCAACATTAAAAACACTTGACAACTTCCAACTATCAGGCTATTTGGAAATCTATTACAGCTATGATTTTGGCAATCCATCAGATCATAATCGTCCTTCCTTTATATATTCTTTTAATCGCAGCAATGAGGTAAATTTGAATATAGGTTTTATTAAAGCTGCTTATCAAACAGATAAAGTAAGAGCCAATTTAGCTTTGATGGCGGGTACCTATGCCAATGCCAACCTTGCGGCAGAACCCGGTGTTTTAAAAAATATTTATGACGCCAACGTTGGAGTAAAAATTTCAAAACATAAGAACCTATGGATTGATGCAGGTATTTTTGCTTCGCACATTGGTTTTGAAAGTGCAATAGGTAAAGATTGTTGGACACTTACACGAAGTATATTAGCCGAAAACTCACCCTATTATGAAAGTGGAGTAAAAGTTTCCTATACAAGTGATAATGAAAAATGGTTTCTAAGTGGATTGGTATTGAATGGATGGCAACGCATACAACGGGTGAATGGAAACAATACACCTGGTTTCGGGCATCAGCTAACATACAAACCAAGTTCAAAAATAACTTTAAACAGCAGTTCTTTTATTGGTAATGATATGCCTGACAGTATACGTCAGATGCGGTATTTCCATGATTTTTACACTCAAATTCAACTACATGAAAAGTTTGGATTAATTATCGGATTTGATATCGGTGCTCAACAAAAATCAAAAGGAAGCAGTGCCTATAACATTTGGTATTCGCCTGTGGTTATTGCCCAATACTCGCCAACTGATAAAATCAATATTGCAGTAAGAGGTGAATATTATAGCGATGCAAATGGAGTAATAATTTCAACCGGTACAATTAATGGATTTCAAACCTATGGTTATTCTTTAAATCTCGATTATAACATTACTGAAAATGTAGTGTGGAGAATAGAAGGAAGAGGATTTACCAGCAAGGATGAAATATTTACCTTAGACAAGCAGCCAAGTGTTCAAAATTATTGTGTAACAACATCATTAGCTATCTCTTTTTAAAATGAGTGATAAAGATAAAACCGTTCAACATTTTCTTGACTTGATAAAAAAATCAAGGAGGGGGAAATTCAAAATTTACATCGGCATGAGTGCTGGTGTAGGTAAATCATATCGTATGTTGCAAGAAGCTCGTTCCTTATTGAAAAACGGGATTGATGTCAAAATAGGTTTTATAGAAACACACAATAGAAAAGAAACACAAGAATTACTGGAAGGGTTACCACTTATTCCGAGAAGAACGCTTTTTTATAAAGGAAAAGAATTAGAAGAAATGGACGTTCAGGCTGTAATTAATTTACGGCCTGAAGTAGTTATTGTAGATGAATTAGCACATACCAATATAGAAGGCAGCAAAAATGAAAAGCGTTGGCAAGATGTAATTGAAATTTTAGATGCAGGCATCAATGTGATTTCTGCTGTAAACATTCAGCACATTGAAAGTTTAAACGAAGAAATCAAAAGCATAACAGGAATAGAAGTAAAAGAAAGAATTCCTGACAGCGTATTGGCACAGGCCGATGAAGTAGTAAATATTGACCTTACTGCGGATGAACTCATTGCCCGATTGAAAGAAGGAAAAATCTATCAAGCTGAGAAAATTACAACTGCTTTGAAAAATTTCTTTCAAAGTGACCACATATTGCAACTTCGTGAATTGGCTTTAAAGGAGGTAGCATCGCAGGTGGAAAGAAAAGTGGAAACAGAAATTAGTAAGCCTAATATTTTAAAGCATGAACGATTCTTAGCATGTATTAGCAGCAATGAAAAAACAGCAAAAACCGTAATCAGAAAAACAGCTCGATTAGCAAATTACTACCATAGCAAATGGTATGTGCTGTATGTCCAAACACCAAATGAAAGTGCTGATAAAATTGAATTAGCCAAGCAACGACATTTGATTAACAATTTTAAATTAGCCACTGAGTTAGGTGCAGAAATAATAAAAGTTGAGGGCTCATCCATATCAAATGTAATTATTGAACAAGCAAGCGAACGAAAAATCACAACAATCTGTATTGGGAAACCTCATTTGAATTTATTTAGAGTAATTCTGTCTACTAACATTTTCAACCAGCTATTAAAAAAATTATCCTCAAACGATATTGACCTTATCATTCTATCATAATGAAAATTAAAACTAAACTAACGCTAGGTGTTGGGCTTTTATTCATACTCATTATTCTATTAAGTGTAGTGGGGACATTTAATATTAATGCTCTAAAATCTGATACTGAAAATATTCTAAAAGCCAATTACAACTCGCTGCTATATTCAAGAAATATACTTTCTGTTTTGAGTAACCCCTCTGAAAAAACATTCAAACAAATTGAAAACAATCTTAAACAACAGGAAAGTAATGCTACCGAAATAGGAGAACTCGAAGCGAATGTGGAGCTAAGACATAAAATCGAAGCGTATAAAAACAACACTGCTGACAGTAGTTTGCATCTTGCAATTCAAGAAAACCTATATCAAATAATGGATATGAATTTGCAAGCTATACAACGCAAAAGTGAACTGGCTAAAGCTACAGCCGACAAAGCTGTTTTTTGGATCGCCATTTCTGGTACAATGTGTTTTATAATTGCCTTTATTCTATTAGTTAATCTACCTTCCAACATTGCCAACCCGATCAAAGAATTGACAAAAAGTATAAAGCAAATTGCAGAAAAGAATTATTTTGAACGAGTACATTTTGAAAGCCATAGCGAGTTTGGTCAGCTAGCCAAATCATTTAATACCATGGCGGAAAAACTGGAAGAATACAACAATAGTACTTTGGCAAAGTTGATGATGGAGAAAAAGCGAATTGAAGCAATCATCAATAATATGCAGGACCCTGTTATTGGATTAGATGAAAACTTGAAGGTAATTTTTGCAAATGAAGAAGCAATTAAAATTATTGGAATGAATGAACGTGAAATTATTGGACATGATACACTAGAATTAGCTGTAAAAAATGACCTTATTCGCAACCTGATTCAAGGCTTTGTGTTGGAGGAGTCGATAAATGATATAAAACAAGCAACGGTAAAAATATTCGCTGAGAATAAAGAAAGCTACTTTGAAAAAGAAACACTGCATATTTCAATAATTCCAACTGGTGAAACAAATTCAAGATTGGTTGGGCATGTGATATTTTTGCGAAATGTAACGAGTTACAAAGAATTAGATGTTGCCAAAACAAATTTTATCGCTACCGTTTCACACGAACTTAAAACACCTATCTCCTCCATCAAAATGAGTTTGCAACTACTCGAAAACGAAGAAATTGGAAATCTTAATGATGAACAGAAAAATTTAGTTGAAAGTATAAAAGATGATGCAACCCGACTTTTAAAAATTACTGGCGAATTATTAAACATGACACAAGTGGAAAGTGGAAACATTCAACTTTCCATAATGCCAGCCGACCCTAAAGAAATCTTGCTATATGCAATAAATGCAAACCAAACACAAGCAGATCAAAAGCAAATAGAGTTTAAAGTGGAGTATCCAGAAAATATCTCAAAAGTGCAGGCTGACAATGAAAAAACAGCTTGGGTATTGACAAATTTAATTTCTAATGCTATTCGATACTCTTACGACAACTCTACAATTTACTTGTCAATAATTGAGACCAAAAATCAAGTTCAAATTTCAGTACGAGACACAGGACAAGGAATTGCTCCACAATACAAAGACAAAATATTTGACCGATATTTCCGAGTACCTGGGACAAAGAAAGAAGGTACTGGACTGGGACTTGCAATAAGTAAAGAATTTATTGAAGCTCAAGGCGGAAGGATTAATGTAGAAACTGAATTTGGAGCGGGAAGTAAGTTTTCCATAACATTGAATGCACTTAGTTAGTCCTACACATTTTGTGAGCACAATTTAAATAGTACATGCCAACACACGAAGAATGTTTTTAATAGATCTTGCAAAGCCGACCCAAAAGAAAAATTGTTTTTAATACCGATAGTATTCGAGACCAACGCTTCAAAAAAAATAAAACAATTGACACACAAGCCAGACAAAAAAGCACTCGACAAATGACACAAACCGCCGGCATAAAAATAGTTGTAACCCACGACATACAAGAACGCCAGCGTGCAACAGCACCTACAAAAAAATGGCGGTTCAGTGGTTAAATGATCCCGATAACAATCGGGATATACTCCGTATCAAGTTCATTGCTGGCAGACAGTTTTGTGCTCCGAAGTCGCCAACTTCTTGTAGCTTCAAAAGATCAAACTCTCTAAAAACTCACCACACATTTCCATTGAATAACAATTGAATTTTATTGATTTTGATTTGCAATTTTATATATGCAATTAATAAAAATAATCAGCACAAATTATGAAGTGCGGCTGATAGATTTATTAGCATAGAACATTGAAATAAAGCAATTAACTTCTATAGGAGAAATTAATTTTTTCAGCATGGAAAATTTAAAATATAGCATCTCTGTAACTCTCTTTAATCATGTGTGAAAATATTTTCGCACCAATTAGCCTCTATTCTACGTCAAGTAATTACTATCCCATCACTTTTATTTTGTAACAGGAAAAACAATTTGAATTTTTGCTTTACTCAAATTTTGAATACGTGTTATATGCCAATAAAAATTTCTAACCTCAGTAAGACTTATAAGAATGGTGTTAAGGCATTAGACAATATTAACCTGACATTCAACAGAGGCATGATTGGGTTACTGGGACCAAATGGTGCAGGTAAATCCTCATTGATGAGAACTATCGCTACCCTTCAAACACCGGATAGTGGAAATATTTTGTTTGATGAAATTGATATTCTAAAAACCCCAATGGAATTGCGAAAAGTGTTGGGTTATTTGCCTCAGGAATTCGGAGTGTATCCCAAAGTTACCGCAGAAGAATTACTAGATTATTTCGCAATTTTAAAAGGCATTACTTCAAAGAGTGAAAGAAATAAAATCATACAATATGTTTTAGAAATTACTAACCTCACTGAAGTAAGAATGAAACATGTAGCAAATTTTTCTGGCGGAATGAAACAACGATTTGGCATAGCACAACTCTTATTGAATAATCCCAGACTTATAATTGTGGATGAACCAACAGCAGGTTTGGACCCTGCTGAAAGAAACCGATTTCTAAATGTGCTGAGAGAAGTTGGAACAGACAACACTGTAATTTTCTCTACGCATATTGTAGAAGATATTAAAGACTTGTGTCAAAATATTTGCATAATGAAGAAGGGAAAAGTTTTGAATTTTACAACTCCTGCAAAAGCTATTCAAGAAATAAATGGTAGCATTTGGGTTAAGAAAATAGCAAGAGAACAATTACAAAATGAGGAATTGAAACGCCAAATACTTTCATCTAAATACAATGCAGATAATAGCATAACCATAAAAGTTTTTGCAGAAAATGAACCTGATGATGAGTGGAAAAGTATTGAACCACAATTAGAAGATGTATATTTCATTTCATTGAACAACAATTAAAACTAAATACAATGAATAATTCGAGAATCTATTTTTTATTTTTTGCCACATTTTTAGTTTCTTATGCCTATGCTCAAGAACACAACACACAAATAAAAGTGTATTTATTAGGAACTTTTCATTTTGCACAAACAGACTCAACTTACAATGTTTTAGACGACAAACATCAGAAAAGTATCAATCAACTAAATGACATAATCGTTGGTGTTAATCCTGATAAAATATTCATTGAGAGAATGCCTGATTTTGAAAATGAAAACAAAATAGATAGCCTGTATACCGCTTATTTGAGCAGAACAAAAGAGACAAATAATCCAAATGAAATATGGCAAGTTGCTTTTAAAACAGCTAAAAGGCTGGGACATAAAAAACTTTACCAATGTGATCATCCCGGCATGTATGGCAGTCTGTATGCCGGTATTCGGGAATATGCCGAGAATCATAATCAGGTCAACATACTTGAGTTCAACTCAAATGGTGTTACAACGCCTATTACCAGTATTGTTGACATAGATTCCATAATGAATTCTATGTCCTTGTTAGATTATATGCGATGGCTAAACAGCAAAAAAGTACAATCGTCCTCACAGGCACATTATGTAAATATGTATCCACAAGTAGGACATGTGGATGTTTATAGTTACCAGGAAAATTATCTTTTAGGAACAGAACTGACTGCAGATTGGTACAGAAGAAATATTTATATCTATTCAAAAATGATTAACCAATTAGACTATAAAGAAAAATCAATTTTTCTGATTATAGGTAATGATCATATACCTATAATCAGACATCTGTTTGAAAGCAATCCATACTTTGAAGTGATGGATACACAAACATGGCTTGGAGAATAAAACAAGTAAGTAATGTTTAAGTCAATCTTAACCTTCGAGTTAAAATACTGGGCAAAAAATCCATCATTGTATTTCTATGGTATCATTTTATTCTTGTTTGCCATGCTTTCGGTAGCTGGCAATGCAGGGTTGTTCAACCAAACACAAAGTGGTGAAAAGAGTATTGCTAATTCGCCATTTGCTTTATATAGTTTAATGTTGTTGGCAACCAAACTAATGCTTTTTATTATTCCTGCGGTTATTGGTAATTCCTTATACAGAGATTTTAAATCCAATTCACATAGCTTACTTTATTCTTACCCTATTACAAAACAAAATTATTTATCTGCAAAATTTTTTAGCTCATTAATCCCGCTTCTTCTGCTTGCAATGTTGTTTTTATTCGGATGCTTTGTAGGAACTCAACTACCGGGTATTAATAAATCACTTGTCCTGCCGTTTCACATCTCTACATACGTACAATTATTTCTGTTCTATTTTTTACCAAATCTATTGTTGTTCAGCATCATCGTATTTTTTACTATTTCTGCAACACAA belongs to Bacteroidota bacterium and includes:
- the kdpB gene encoding potassium-transporting ATPase subunit KdpB — protein: MNSSKNTSLFQKDMLNEAFKQSFVKLNPKIMFRNPVMFTVEIGTAVMLFVCLWILVGEQSQGSFAYNFVVFLVLLLTLLFANFAEAIAEARGKAQADSLRKTREETPAKKMTSLGKFHSDEIQIVPSSQLKKGDLFFCEAGDIIPMDGEIVEGLATIDESAITGESAPVIREAGGDKSSVTGGTKVLSDRITVKVNTEQGESFLDKMIALVEGASRQKTPNEIALTILLAGFTLVFIIVTVTLKPFADYANAPITISAFIALFVCLIPTTIGGLLSAIGIAGMDRALRANVITKSGKAVETAGDIDVLLLDKTGTITIGNRKATHFYPAEGVDEKHFIKCVVLSSMSDETPEGKSIIELAGINPLSYQMSNPTFIKFTAETRSSGVDFENTRIRKGASDAIKSLCEKAGNIFPTETAEKVKMIASNGGTPLVVSENEKVIGVIELQDIIKTGISERFERLRKMGIKTVMVTGDNPLTAKFIAEKAGVDDFIAEAKPEDKMNYIKKEQAEGRLVAMMGDGTNDAPALAQADVGVAMNSGTQAAKEAGNMVDLDNDPTKLIEIVEIGKQLLMTRGTLTTFSIANDVAKYFAIIPALFIVAIPALKGLNIMNLHSPESAILSAVIFNAIIIPLLIPLALKGVAYKPIGASALLRRNLFIYGLGGIIVPFAGIKLIDILVSIFI
- a CDS encoding K(+)-transporting ATPase subunit C → MKTNILPAIKLTILSIVLLIIIYPIAIWGIAKFSPNNGKGETITQNGKTYYTNIGQAFTEDKYFNSRPSAVSYNAAGSGGSNKGASNQEYLAEVQARIDTFLVHNPDLKKSEIPVDLITASGSGLDPNISVQATKVQVKRIAKIRNISTTTINQIIEQQTEKPLLGLFGPEKINVLKLNMALDNLKN
- a CDS encoding porin; amino-acid sequence: MNEQKDSLNNTANKPTLKTLDNFQLSGYLEIYYSYDFGNPSDHNRPSFIYSFNRSNEVNLNIGFIKAAYQTDKVRANLALMAGTYANANLAAEPGVLKNIYDANVGVKISKHKNLWIDAGIFASHIGFESAIGKDCWTLTRSILAENSPYYESGVKVSYTSDNEKWFLSGLVLNGWQRIQRVNGNNTPGFGHQLTYKPSSKITLNSSSFIGNDMPDSIRQMRYFHDFYTQIQLHEKFGLIIGFDIGAQQKSKGSSAYNIWYSPVVIAQYSPTDKINIAVRGEYYSDANGVIISTGTINGFQTYGYSLNLDYNITENVVWRIEGRGFTSKDEIFTLDKQPSVQNYCVTTSLAISF
- a CDS encoding sensor protein KdpD, coding for MSDKDKTVQHFLDLIKKSRRGKFKIYIGMSAGVGKSYRMLQEARSLLKNGIDVKIGFIETHNRKETQELLEGLPLIPRRTLFYKGKELEEMDVQAVINLRPEVVIVDELAHTNIEGSKNEKRWQDVIEILDAGINVISAVNIQHIESLNEEIKSITGIEVKERIPDSVLAQADEVVNIDLTADELIARLKEGKIYQAEKITTALKNFFQSDHILQLRELALKEVASQVERKVETEISKPNILKHERFLACISSNEKTAKTVIRKTARLANYYHSKWYVLYVQTPNESADKIELAKQRHLINNFKLATELGAEIIKVEGSSISNVIIEQASERKITTICIGKPHLNLFRVILSTNIFNQLLKKLSSNDIDLIILS
- a CDS encoding HAMP domain-containing protein, translating into MKIKTKLTLGVGLLFILIILLSVVGTFNINALKSDTENILKANYNSLLYSRNILSVLSNPSEKTFKQIENNLKQQESNATEIGELEANVELRHKIEAYKNNTADSSLHLAIQENLYQIMDMNLQAIQRKSELAKATADKAVFWIAISGTMCFIIAFILLVNLPSNIANPIKELTKSIKQIAEKNYFERVHFESHSEFGQLAKSFNTMAEKLEEYNNSTLAKLMMEKKRIEAIINNMQDPVIGLDENLKVIFANEEAIKIIGMNEREIIGHDTLELAVKNDLIRNLIQGFVLEESINDIKQATVKIFAENKESYFEKETLHISIIPTGETNSRLVGHVIFLRNVTSYKELDVAKTNFIATVSHELKTPISSIKMSLQLLENEEIGNLNDEQKNLVESIKDDATRLLKITGELLNMTQVESGNIQLSIMPADPKEILLYAINANQTQADQKQIEFKVEYPENISKVQADNEKTAWVLTNLISNAIRYSYDNSTIYLSIIETKNQVQISVRDTGQGIAPQYKDKIFDRYFRVPGTKKEGTGLGLAISKEFIEAQGGRINVETEFGAGSKFSITLNALS
- a CDS encoding ABC transporter ATP-binding protein yields the protein MPIKISNLSKTYKNGVKALDNINLTFNRGMIGLLGPNGAGKSSLMRTIATLQTPDSGNILFDEIDILKTPMELRKVLGYLPQEFGVYPKVTAEELLDYFAILKGITSKSERNKIIQYVLEITNLTEVRMKHVANFSGGMKQRFGIAQLLLNNPRLIIVDEPTAGLDPAERNRFLNVLREVGTDNTVIFSTHIVEDIKDLCQNICIMKKGKVLNFTTPAKAIQEINGSIWVKKIAREQLQNEELKRQILSSKYNADNSITIKVFAENEPDDEWKSIEPQLEDVYFISLNNN